The Streptomyces sp. NBC_01275 genome has a segment encoding these proteins:
- a CDS encoding amino acid ABC transporter ATP-binding protein: MVPAAVEAHDVHKWYGAHRVLDGVSLTVRPGEVTVILGPSGSGKSTLLRVINHLEKPEIGYVSINGEPIGVRRHGDRLRELSERAILAQRSRIGFVFQNFNLFPHLTVLDNVAAAPVATGKLGRPAARELARELLGRVGLADKADAYPRQLSGGQQQRVAIARALALRPGVILFDEPTSALDPELVGEVLSVIKDLATSGVTLVIVTHEVGFAREVADRVVFIDGGKIVEQGPPGEVLDKPRHERTRDFLSKVL; this comes from the coding sequence ATCGTGCCCGCCGCCGTCGAGGCGCACGACGTGCACAAGTGGTACGGCGCCCACCGGGTCCTGGACGGCGTGAGCCTGACCGTGCGGCCCGGCGAGGTCACCGTCATCCTCGGCCCGTCCGGCTCCGGCAAGTCCACGCTCCTGCGGGTCATCAACCACCTGGAGAAGCCCGAGATCGGCTACGTCAGCATCAACGGCGAGCCGATCGGCGTCCGCCGGCACGGCGACCGGCTGCGCGAGCTGAGCGAACGGGCCATCCTCGCCCAGCGCAGCCGCATCGGCTTCGTCTTCCAGAACTTCAACCTCTTCCCGCACCTCACGGTGCTCGACAACGTCGCCGCCGCCCCGGTGGCCACCGGGAAGCTCGGCAGGCCCGCGGCCCGGGAACTCGCCCGTGAACTCCTCGGCCGGGTGGGACTGGCCGACAAGGCCGACGCCTACCCGCGCCAGCTGTCCGGCGGCCAGCAGCAGCGCGTCGCCATCGCCCGCGCCCTCGCCCTGCGCCCCGGCGTCATCCTCTTCGACGAGCCCACCTCCGCCCTCGACCCGGAACTCGTCGGCGAAGTCCTCTCCGTCATCAAGGACCTGGCGACCAGCGGCGTCACCCTCGTCATCGTCACCCACGAGGTCGGCTTCGCCCGCGAGGTCGCCGACCGGGTCGTCTTCATCGACGGCGGGAAGATCGTCGAACAGGGCCCGCCCGGCGAGGTCCTCGACAAGCCCCGCCACGAGCGGACGCGGGACTTCCTCAGCAAGGTGCTCTGA
- a CDS encoding ABC transporter substrate-binding protein yields the protein MPTHFTRRSLIRGITAATAVATLATGLAACGGDSDAATTTDSAASGGVTIGRVSNGAAKETTLKVSEVKSISAELPDAVKKSGKLTIGIGALPSGFAPLAYVGDDQKTLTGAEPDLGRLVAAVLGLKPETKNFTWENLFVGIDSGKVDVAFSNVTDTEERKKKYEFASYRQDNLGWEVKKSSKWNFEGKYENLAGLTVSVGAGTNQEKILLEWKKKLEAEGKKLTIKYYPDRNGLYLALNSGKIDAYFGPNPGIAYNVSQDAGTANATRNAGTFSGAGETLQGLIAATAKKDSGLAKPLAAAINYLIENGQYAKWLAAYNLSNEAVAKSEVNPPGLPLDNS from the coding sequence ATGCCTACCCACTTCACCCGACGCAGCCTGATACGCGGCATCACCGCGGCGACCGCCGTCGCCACCCTGGCCACCGGGCTCGCCGCCTGCGGTGGTGACAGCGACGCCGCCACCACGACCGACAGCGCGGCCTCCGGCGGCGTGACGATCGGCAGAGTGTCCAACGGCGCCGCCAAGGAGACCACGCTGAAGGTCTCCGAGGTCAAGTCCATCAGCGCCGAGCTGCCCGACGCCGTCAAGAAGAGCGGCAAGCTGACCATCGGCATCGGCGCGCTGCCCTCCGGCTTCGCCCCGCTGGCCTACGTCGGCGACGACCAGAAGACCCTCACCGGCGCCGAGCCCGACCTCGGCCGGCTGGTGGCCGCGGTCCTCGGCCTGAAGCCCGAGACGAAGAACTTCACCTGGGAGAACCTCTTCGTCGGCATCGACAGCGGCAAGGTCGACGTGGCCTTCTCGAACGTCACCGACACCGAGGAGCGCAAGAAGAAGTACGAGTTCGCCTCCTACCGGCAGGACAACCTCGGCTGGGAGGTCAAGAAGTCCAGCAAGTGGAACTTCGAAGGCAAGTACGAGAACCTCGCCGGCCTGACCGTCTCCGTGGGCGCCGGCACCAACCAGGAGAAGATCCTCCTGGAGTGGAAGAAGAAGCTCGAGGCCGAGGGCAAGAAGCTCACGATCAAGTACTACCCGGACCGCAACGGCCTCTACCTGGCGCTGAACAGCGGCAAGATCGACGCCTACTTCGGCCCCAACCCCGGCATCGCCTACAACGTCTCCCAGGACGCGGGCACCGCCAACGCCACCCGCAACGCGGGCACGTTCTCCGGCGCCGGAGAGACGCTCCAGGGCCTGATCGCGGCCACCGCCAAGAAGGACAGCGGCCTCGCCAAGCCGCTCGCCGCCGCCATCAACTACCTGATCGAGAACGGGCAGTACGCCAAGTGGCTGGCCGCCTACAACCTCTCCAACGAGGCCGTCGCCAAGTCCGAGGTCAACCCGCCCGGACTGCCGCTGGACAACTCCTGA
- a CDS encoding GNAT family N-acetyltransferase: MTLQTDLRGGGARTDAHPHPLDNAVWAALAGPHAHLAERVGLAARYPADVYAFAALADPRDPAAWADLHTLVGPGTTVRIKPVDRVPEGWEVTGGGEGVQLVAAEEFRTEPAPEAVRLGADDVPEILDLVARTRPGPFLRRTVALGAYLGIRHRGRLIALAGERLRLHGWTEISAVCTDPEHRGEGLATRLIRAVGHGIRERGDTPFLHAAADNTPAIGLYQSLGFTLRRRSTIVSVRTPGTSQETGAL, encoded by the coding sequence GTGACTCTCCAGACCGACCTCCGCGGAGGCGGAGCCCGCACCGACGCCCACCCGCACCCCCTCGACAACGCCGTCTGGGCCGCCCTCGCCGGCCCGCACGCCCACCTGGCCGAACGCGTCGGGCTCGCCGCCCGCTACCCGGCCGACGTCTACGCCTTCGCCGCCCTCGCCGACCCCCGGGACCCGGCCGCGTGGGCCGACCTGCACACCCTCGTCGGCCCCGGAACCACCGTACGCATCAAGCCCGTCGACCGGGTTCCCGAGGGCTGGGAGGTCACCGGCGGGGGAGAGGGCGTCCAACTCGTCGCCGCCGAGGAGTTCCGCACCGAACCCGCCCCCGAGGCCGTCCGCCTCGGCGCGGACGACGTGCCGGAGATCCTCGACCTCGTCGCCCGCACCCGCCCCGGCCCCTTCCTCCGGCGGACCGTCGCCCTCGGCGCCTACCTCGGCATCCGCCACCGGGGCCGGTTGATCGCCCTGGCCGGCGAACGGCTCCGGCTCCACGGCTGGACCGAGATCAGCGCCGTCTGCACCGACCCGGAACACCGGGGCGAGGGCCTGGCCACCCGGCTGATCCGCGCGGTCGGCCACGGCATCCGCGAGCGCGGCGACACCCCGTTCCTGCACGCCGCCGCCGACAACACCCCGGCGATCGGCCTCTACCAGTCCCTCGGCTTCACGCTCCGCCGCCGCTCGACCATCGTCTCGGTGCGCACGCCGGGAACATCCCAGGAGACCGGGGCGTTGTGA
- a CDS encoding putative leader peptide — MSVDETGEAPQRARKGEVPDMTHMFHAVHLHSRAHIDLQRVAAALCCS; from the coding sequence GTGAGCGTTGACGAGACGGGTGAGGCGCCGCAGCGCGCCCGGAAGGGGGAGGTGCCGGACATGACGCACATGTTCCACGCCGTGCACCTCCACTCCCGGGCCCACATAGACCTCCAGCGCGTGGCCGCCGCGCTCTGTTGCTCCTGA
- a CDS encoding LLM class flavin-dependent oxidoreductase — MSSSPVPPLHLAVALDGTGWHPASWREPVARPRALFTAGYWADLVAEAERGLLDFVTIEDGLGPQSAHFLDPDDRTDQVRGRLDAVLIASRVAPLTRHIGVVPTAIVTHTEPFHLSKAIATLDYVSKGRAGLRVQVSARPADAAHFGRRTIPRIEAYDAPATRDLVSDLFDEAADYVEVVRRLWDSWEDDAEIRDAATGRFVDRDKLHYIDFEGRHFSVKGPSITPRPPQGQPLVTALAHDTVPYRLVARAADVGYVTPHDADHARAIVAEIRAEQETAGRSAEPLHVFGDLVVLLDDDPAEAAARRDRLDALAGEEYTSDARIFAGSPAQLADLLQELQSAGLTGFRLRPAVVGHDLPAITQGLVPELQRRDAFRRAYEADTLRGLLGLTRPANRYAAA, encoded by the coding sequence GTGTCCTCAAGCCCTGTTCCCCCTCTCCATCTCGCCGTCGCCCTCGACGGCACCGGCTGGCATCCCGCCTCCTGGCGCGAACCGGTCGCCCGCCCCCGCGCGCTGTTCACCGCCGGGTACTGGGCCGACCTGGTCGCCGAGGCCGAGCGCGGCCTGCTCGACTTCGTCACCATCGAGGACGGCCTGGGCCCGCAGTCCGCGCACTTCCTGGACCCGGACGACCGCACCGACCAGGTCCGCGGCCGGCTCGACGCCGTGCTCATCGCCTCCCGCGTCGCCCCGCTCACCCGGCACATAGGCGTGGTGCCGACCGCGATCGTCACCCACACGGAGCCCTTCCACCTCTCCAAGGCGATCGCCACCCTGGACTACGTCAGCAAGGGCCGCGCGGGCCTGCGCGTCCAGGTCTCCGCCCGCCCCGCCGACGCCGCCCACTTCGGCCGCCGCACGATCCCCCGCATCGAGGCCTACGACGCCCCGGCCACCCGGGACCTGGTGAGCGACCTGTTCGACGAGGCCGCCGACTACGTGGAGGTCGTGCGCCGCCTCTGGGACAGCTGGGAGGACGACGCCGAGATCCGCGACGCGGCCACCGGCCGCTTCGTCGACCGCGACAAGCTGCACTACATCGACTTCGAGGGCCGCCACTTCAGCGTCAAGGGCCCCTCCATCACCCCGCGCCCGCCGCAGGGCCAGCCCCTGGTCACGGCCCTCGCCCATGACACGGTGCCCTACCGCCTGGTGGCCCGCGCCGCCGACGTCGGCTACGTCACCCCGCACGACGCCGATCACGCCCGCGCGATCGTCGCCGAGATCCGCGCCGAACAGGAGACGGCCGGCCGCTCCGCCGAGCCGCTGCACGTCTTCGGCGATCTGGTCGTCCTCCTCGACGACGACCCCGCCGAGGCCGCCGCCCGCCGCGACCGCCTGGACGCCCTCGCCGGCGAGGAGTACACCAGCGACGCCCGGATCTTCGCCGGCAGCCCCGCCCAACTCGCCGACCTGCTCCAGGAGTTGCAGTCCGCAGGGCTGACCGGCTTCCGGCTGCGCCCGGCCGTCGTGGGCCACGACCTGCCCGCGATCACCCAGGGGCTCGTCCCCGAGCTCCAGCGCCGCGACGCCTTCCGGCGCGCCTACGAGGCCGACACCCTGCGCGGACTGCTCGGTCTGACCCGCCCCGCCAACCGCTACGCCGCAGCCTGA
- a CDS encoding NtaA/DmoA family FMN-dependent monooxygenase (This protein belongs to a clade of FMN-dependent monooxygenases, within a broader family of flavin-dependent oxidoreductases, the luciferase-like monooxygenase (LMM) family, some of whose members use coenzyme F420 rather than FMN.): MSKPLKQIHLAAHFPGVNNTTVWSDPQAGSHIEFDSFVHFAKTAERAKFDFLFLAEGLRLREQGGKIYDLDVVGRPDTFTILAALAAVTEHLGLTGTINSTFNEPYEVARQFASLDHLSDGRSAWNVVTSWDAFTGENFRRGGFLPQDERYSRAKEFLAATHELFDSWQGDEILADQTAGVFLRDAKAGAFVHEGRQFDIHGRFNVPRSPQGRPVIFQAGDSDEGREFAASSADAIFSRYATLKEGQAFYTDVKSRLAKYGRRSDQLLILPAATFVLGDTDAEAEEAAKEVRRQQVSGATALKHLEFVWNRDLSSYDPEGPLPDVDPLVSEEHISRGRAQVRMYRDPLATAREWRELAEANNWSIRDLVIENGSRQNFVGSAQTIATTINEYVQADAGDGFILAPHITPGGLDEFADKVVPLLQEQGVYRTEYEGATLRDHLGLAHPDEPGAVERAAS, translated from the coding sequence ATGAGCAAGCCCCTGAAGCAGATCCACCTGGCCGCCCACTTCCCCGGCGTCAACAACACCACCGTGTGGAGCGACCCCCAGGCCGGCAGCCACATCGAGTTCGACTCCTTCGTCCACTTCGCGAAGACCGCCGAACGCGCCAAGTTCGACTTCCTCTTCCTCGCCGAGGGACTCAGGCTCCGCGAACAGGGCGGCAAGATCTACGACCTGGACGTCGTCGGCCGCCCCGACACCTTCACCATCCTGGCCGCGCTCGCCGCCGTCACCGAACACCTCGGCCTGACCGGCACCATCAACTCCACCTTCAACGAGCCCTACGAGGTGGCCCGCCAGTTCGCCAGCCTCGACCACCTCTCCGACGGCCGCTCCGCGTGGAACGTCGTCACCTCCTGGGACGCCTTCACCGGGGAGAACTTCCGCCGCGGCGGCTTCCTCCCGCAGGACGAGCGCTACTCCCGCGCCAAGGAGTTCCTCGCCGCCACCCACGAACTCTTCGACTCCTGGCAGGGCGACGAGATCCTCGCCGACCAGACCGCCGGCGTCTTCCTGCGCGACGCCAAGGCCGGCGCCTTCGTCCACGAGGGCAGGCAGTTCGACATCCACGGCCGGTTCAACGTCCCGCGCAGCCCGCAGGGCCGCCCGGTGATCTTCCAGGCCGGCGACTCCGACGAGGGCCGAGAGTTCGCCGCCTCCTCCGCCGACGCCATCTTCAGCCGGTACGCCACCCTCAAGGAGGGCCAGGCGTTCTACACCGACGTCAAGTCCCGCCTCGCCAAGTACGGCCGCCGCTCCGACCAGCTGCTGATCCTGCCCGCCGCGACCTTCGTCCTGGGCGACACCGACGCCGAGGCCGAGGAGGCCGCCAAGGAGGTCCGCCGCCAGCAGGTCAGCGGCGCCACCGCGCTCAAGCACCTGGAGTTCGTCTGGAACCGGGACCTGTCCTCGTACGACCCCGAAGGCCCGCTGCCCGACGTCGACCCGCTCGTCAGCGAGGAGCACATCTCCCGCGGCCGGGCCCAGGTGCGCATGTACCGCGACCCGCTGGCCACCGCCCGCGAATGGCGGGAGCTCGCCGAGGCCAACAACTGGTCCATCCGCGACCTGGTCATCGAGAACGGCAGCCGGCAGAACTTCGTCGGCTCCGCGCAGACCATAGCGACGACCATCAACGAGTACGTCCAGGCCGACGCCGGCGACGGCTTCATCCTCGCCCCGCACATCACCCCCGGCGGCCTCGACGAGTTCGCCGACAAGGTCGTCCCCCTGCTCCAGGAACAGGGCGTCTACCGCACCGAGTACGAGGGCGCCACCCTGCGCGACCACCTCGGCCTGGCGCACCCGGACGAACCGGGAGCCGTCGAGCGGGCCGCGTCGTGA